Proteins co-encoded in one Deltaproteobacteria bacterium genomic window:
- a CDS encoding DUF433 domain-containing protein — MLDWSSCPVVEREPDRVSGAWLFRGTRVPVKALFENLESIAPGDFVEVDF; from the coding sequence ATGTTAGATTGGTCCTCTTGCCCCGTTGTCGAGCGTGAGCCGGATCGAGTTAGCGGCGCCTGGTTGTTTCGTGGTACGAGGGTCCCGGTTAAGGCACTGTTCGAAAATCTTGAATCCATCGCACCAGGCGATTTTGTCGAGGTCGACTTCTGA
- a CDS encoding nitroreductase, translated as MSTATDRPIADALTAIKNRRSVKEYLQTEIPKEWIEELLDAAHWAPNHKLTHPWRFHVFTGTGREKLVAARQAAVKAGAEKKGMQASEEDLKFARDKCFSSPVLIIVSMVGDQNKITDQENYAACWCAIQNLLVAANARGLGSYPSTGAWIDENFVGPVLGLTEKERPVACIFLGYSEQKTMAKRLPAEQHTKWYSN; from the coding sequence ATGTCAACTGCAACGGACCGCCCCATCGCGGACGCGCTCACGGCGATCAAAAATCGCCGCTCAGTGAAGGAATATCTGCAAACCGAGATTCCTAAGGAGTGGATCGAGGAACTGCTCGACGCCGCCCACTGGGCACCGAACCACAAACTGACCCATCCCTGGCGTTTCCACGTTTTCACCGGCACCGGTCGTGAGAAGTTGGTCGCCGCCCGTCAGGCCGCCGTCAAAGCGGGCGCGGAGAAAAAGGGCATGCAGGCGAGCGAAGAGGATCTGAAATTCGCTCGCGACAAATGTTTTTCCTCCCCGGTGCTGATCATCGTCTCGATGGTAGGTGACCAAAACAAGATCACCGACCAGGAAAACTACGCGGCTTGCTGGTGCGCGATTCAGAACCTGCTGGTCGCCGCCAACGCGCGCGGTCTCGGCAGCTATCCCAGCACCGGCGCCTGGATCGACGAAAACTTCGTCGGCCCCGTTCTTGGACTTACCGAGAAAGAGCGGCCGGTCGCCTGCATCTTCTTGGGCTACTCCGAGCAGAAAACCATGGCCAAGCGCCTGCCGGCGGAGCAACACACCAAGTGGTACAGTAACTAG
- a CDS encoding ribbon-helix-helix protein, CopG family has translation MVHEAHNVFVDVDVIRRLREIAKRENCAVSEIIRKALNEFVSRREREKLPLALIGAGQSGRKDVPERNEEFLGKGFGR, from the coding sequence GTGGTCCATGAAGCGCACAACGTATTTGTTGACGTCGATGTAATCAGGAGACTTCGAGAGATCGCCAAACGAGAGAACTGCGCTGTTTCAGAGATTATCCGAAAGGCACTCAACGAATTTGTCTCGCGACGAGAGCGCGAAAAATTACCTCTCGCCTTGATTGGCGCTGGCCAGAGCGGCCGAAAAGATGTGCCCGAAAGAAACGAGGAATTTTTAGGCAAGGGATTTGGCCGCTGA